One Thunnus albacares chromosome 12, fThuAlb1.1, whole genome shotgun sequence genomic region harbors:
- the LOC122994004 gene encoding E3 ubiquitin-protein ligase MARCHF6-like, producing MDTAEEADICRVCRSEGTQDKPLYHPCVCTGSIKFIHQECLLQWLKHSRKEYCELCKHRFAFTPIYSPDMPSRLPVQDIFAGLVTSIGTAIRYWFHYTLVAFAWLGVVPLTACRIYKCLFTGSVSSLLTLPLDMLSTQNLLADCLQGCFVVTCTLCAFISLVWLREQIVHGGAPQWLEQNQPPLVPNQPNGPAPANEGPGGNAAVNAQAAADAAAGQNPADPGPDEPAPANPHEAGNQGNEAELDDDEEDEDGEDDEEDEDDEGREEDAADANNGGQEDLNWNALEWDRAAEELTWERMLGLDGSLVFLEHVFWVVSLNTLFILVFAFCPYHIGHFSVVGLGFEEYVRASHFDGLITTILGYILLAGALIVCHALASLVKFQRSRRLLGVCYIVVKVSLLVVMEIGLFPLICGWWLDICSLEMFDATLKDREQSFDSAPGTTMFLHWLVGMVYVFYFASFILLLREVLRPGVLWFLRNLNDPDFNPVQEMIHLPIYRHLRRFILSVVVFGSIVLLMLWLPIRIIKVLFPNFLPYNVMLYSDAPVSELSLELLLLQVVLPALLEQGHTRQWLKRLVHAWTFTAGYMLDLHSYLLGEHEDDDNQPNNNPPGRHNNNRIPGLGEGLHAAHQAILQQGGPVGFQPYHRPINFPLKIVLLVVFMCVTLLLASLICLTLPVCVGRWLMSFWMGSAMVHELYTAASGLYVCWLSIRAATVLLSWMPQGRMVIMIKAQEWTLMILKTIVVAMLLAGVIPLLLGLLFELVIVAPLRVPLDQTPLFYPWQDWALGVLHAKIIAAITLMGPQWWLKTVIEQVYANGIRNIDLHFIIRRLAAPVICVLLLSLCVPYTISKGITPLLGVQPEMQTLVDRRIYPFLLMVVILLAILSFQIRQFKRLYEHIKNDKYLVGQRLVNYERKTGRSTSTSSYSTSS from the exons ATGGACACCGCGGAAGAAG CGGACATCTGTCGGGTATGTCGGTCGGAGGGGACCCAGGACAAGCCACTCTATCACCCTTGTGTCTGCACTGGCAGCATCAAGTTTATCCATCAGGAATG CTTGCTGCAGTGGTTGAAACACAGCAGAAAAGAATACTGTGAATTATGCAAACACAGGTTTGCGTTTACACCAA tCTACTCTCCAGACATGCCATCTCGCTTACCTGTCCAGGACATCTTTGCAGGGCTGGTCACCAGTATTGGAACAGCCATCAGATACTGGTTTCACTACACACTGGTGGCCTTTGCCTGGCTAGGTGTGGTGCCTCTCACAGCAT GTCGAATCTACAAGTGTTTATTTACCGGCTCTGTGAGCTCTCTCCTTACCCTGCCATTAGATATGCTTTCAAC ACAAAATCTGCTTGCCGACTGCCTCCAGGGCTGTTTTGTGGTCACTTGCACGCTGTGCGCCTTCATCAGCCTGGTGTGGCTCAGAGAACAGATAGTCCATGGTGGTGCCCCTCAGTGGTTAGAGCAGAATCAGCCTCCTCTGGTTCCTAACCAGCCTAACGGTCCTGCACCAGCTAATGAG GGTCCAGGTGGTAACGCTGCAGTCAACGCCCAGGCTGCTGCAGACGCTGCAGCAGGCCAGAACCCTGCAGACCCTGGTCCAGACGAGCCGGCACCCGCCAACCCACATGAAGCCGGCAACCAGGGAAATGAGGCTGAACTCGATGAcgatgaagaagatgaagatggggaggatgatgaagaggatgaagatgatgaaggcAGGGAAGAAGATGCTGCTGATGCCAATAACGGAGGGCAAG aagaTTTGAACTGGAATGCTCTGGAGTGGGACCGTGCAGCAGAGGAACTCACCTGGGAAAGG aTGCTGGGGCTGGATGGCTCTCTTGTTTTCTTA GAGCATGTCTTCTGGGTGGTGTCACTCAACACACTCTTCATCCTGGTCTTTG CTTTTTGCCCCTATCACATCGGCCATTTCTCAGTGGTTGGACTGGGCTTTGAGGAATAT GTCAGAGCTTCACACTTTGACGGTCTCATCACCACCATACTGGGGTACATCCTGCTGGCCGGAGCTCTCATAGTCTGCCAT GCTTTGGCTTCGTTAGTGAAGTTCCAGCGCTCCAGACGCCTCCTGGGTGTCTGCTACATTGTTGTCAAG GTGTCCTTGctggttgtcatggagataggCTTGTTCCCACTGATTTGTGGTTGGTGGCTCGACATTTGCTCACTG GAGATGTTTGATGCCACTCTGAAAGACAGGGAGCAGAGTTTTGACTCGGCCCCCGGAACCACCATGTTCCTCCACTGGCTGGTCGGCATGGTCTACGTCTTCTACTTCGCCTCCTTCATCCTTCTGCTCAGGGAG gtgCTCCGGCCCGGTGTGCTCTGGTTCCTGAGGAACCTGAATGATCCAGACTTCAACCCAGTCCAAGAGATGATCCACCTTCCCATCTACAGACACCTCCGGAGGTTTATACTCTCTGTG GTGGTGTTTGGTTCCATAGTTCTGCTGATGCTTTGGCTTCCTATCAGGATCATTAAAGTGCTCTTCCCAAACTTCCTTCCCTACAATGTCATGCTTTACAG TGACGCTCCGGTTAGCGAGCTGTCGTTGGAGCTGCTGTTACTGCAGGTTGTCCTGCCGGCGTTGCTGGAGCAGGGTCACACTCGCCAGTGGCTCAAACGTCTCGTCCACGCCTGGACATTCACCGCCGGATACATGCT TGATCTCCACTCCTACCTGCTGGGGGAACATGAAGACGATGACAACCAACCAAACAACAACCCTCCCGGTCGCCATAACAACAACAGGATCCCTGGTCTAGGGGAGGGGCTTCACGCCGCCCATCAGGCCATCTTGCAGCAGGGCGGCCCTGTAGGTTTCCAGCCGTACCACCGGCCCATCAACTTTCCCCTCAAG ATCGTTCTGCTGGTCGTTTTCATGTGTGTGACGTTGCTGCTGGCTAGTCTGATCTGCCTCACGCTGCCCG tgTGCGTGGGCCGCTGGCTGATGTCGTTCTGGATGGGCAGCGCCATGGTTCATGAGCTGTACACAGCAGCCAGCGGTCTGTACGTCTGCTGGCTGTCCATCCGAGCTGCCACCGTGTTGCTGTCCTGGATGCCACAGGGACGGATGGTCATCATGATCAAAGCTCAGGAGTGGACACTCATG ATCCTGAAGACCATAGTGGTTGCTATGCTGTTAGCTGGGGTGATTCCTCTGCTGTTGGGTCTGCTGTTCGAGCTGGTCATCGTTGCTCCTCTCAGAGTCCCACTGGACCAGACACCTCTCTTCTACCCCTGGCAG gactGGGCCCTGGGCGTGCTCCATGCTAAAATCATTGCTGCCATCACACTGATGGGTCCTCAGTGGTGGCTCAAAACAGTCATCGAGCAG GTGTATGCTAACGGTATCCGAAACATCGACCTCCATTTCATTATTCGAAGGCTGGCTGCTCCAGTCATCTgcgtcctgctgctgtctctctgtgtgccCTACACCATCTCTAAAGGCATAACGCCCCTGCTGG GTGTACAACCAGAGATGCAGACTCTAGTGGACAGGAGGATCTACCCGTTCCTTCTGATGGTGGTCATACTGCTGGCCATTCTGTCCTTCCAGATCCGACAGTTCAAACGCCTCTACGAGCACATCAAGAACGACAA ATACCTGGTGGGACAGCGACTGGTGAACTATGAACGTAAAACAGGCAGGAGCACGTCGACCTCCTCCTACAGCACCTCCTCATAG